A section of the Armatimonadota bacterium genome encodes:
- a CDS encoding adenylate/guanylate cyclase domain-containing protein: MNRRAKAKLQWVAWGTFYATLSPLAFMALMFKIPWSLAVPASLTIGLFGGPAVGGILLFLVPYSRRYSFVVALALQTLALLVVGFIGFYLASNIIGMGTGRQSPFSIAFQRELLQQMGTNPDLIRAYWVTGLFGIVCLCIAQINSKLGHGVLVNWVLGRYHQPKEEERIFMFLDLKDSTPLAESLGNLKFSRLSQWFFRDVGEVLEAHKGQVSHFIGDEAVIYWTLKHGFNDAKCLRFFFELKREIAAKSERYEREFGVVPAFKAGVHCGRVVAAEVGYGKTEIVYQGDVLNTTARIVGKCAELGRDLLVSSAIAGALDSVPHGLRQVPVGEHVLKGKAAPVAILAVEETEA, from the coding sequence ATGAACCGCCGCGCGAAGGCCAAGCTGCAATGGGTGGCGTGGGGCACCTTTTACGCCACGCTGTCTCCGCTAGCCTTCATGGCGCTTATGTTCAAGATTCCCTGGAGCCTGGCGGTCCCCGCATCACTGACGATCGGGCTCTTTGGGGGGCCCGCGGTCGGCGGCATCCTGCTCTTCTTGGTGCCCTATTCCCGGCGCTATTCCTTTGTGGTCGCGCTCGCGCTTCAAACCTTGGCTCTCCTGGTGGTCGGCTTCATCGGCTTCTATCTGGCGAGCAACATCATAGGGATGGGCACTGGGCGACAATCGCCCTTTTCGATAGCCTTTCAGCGCGAACTGCTGCAGCAGATGGGCACCAACCCCGATCTGATCCGGGCCTACTGGGTCACCGGGCTCTTCGGCATCGTCTGCCTCTGCATCGCCCAGATCAATTCCAAGTTGGGTCACGGAGTCCTCGTGAACTGGGTGTTGGGCCGCTATCATCAGCCCAAAGAAGAGGAGCGGATCTTCATGTTCCTCGACCTCAAAGACTCAACCCCGTTGGCGGAGTCCCTGGGCAACCTGAAATTCAGCCGCCTCAGCCAGTGGTTCTTTCGGGACGTCGGTGAGGTTTTGGAGGCTCACAAGGGCCAGGTCTCCCATTTCATCGGTGACGAGGCCGTGATCTACTGGACGCTCAAACACGGTTTCAACGACGCCAAGTGCCTGCGGTTCTTCTTCGAGCTCAAGCGAGAGATCGCCGCCAAGTCCGAACGCTACGAAAGAGAATTTGGGGTCGTTCCGGCCTTCAAGGCAGGAGTGCACTGCGGCCGTGTCGTGGCTGCAGAAGTCGGCTACGGAAAGACCGAGATCGTCTATCAAGGCGACGTCCTCAACACGACGGCTCGGATCGTCGGCAAGTGCGCGGAACTGGGGAGAGACCTGCTGGTGTCCTCGGCGATCGCCGGAGCGCTGGATTCAGTTCCTCATGGACTTCGACAGGTTCCGGTTGGGGAGCATGTCCTAAAGGGGAAGGCTGCGCCCGTGGCCATCTTGGCTGTGGAAGAGACCGAGGCTTGA
- a CDS encoding ABC transporter ATP-binding protein yields the protein MAVREAKPTARPMDREILRRVVALFKPYRGEVLLTGMVVIVAVLFGIVPPYFVQIIIDQGLQRQDLGKIIEYSIFTVLVVLVGASLTLLYGYQSVVIGQKIMCDLRRTLYVHLQSMSLRFFTSTRTGEIQTRLISDVQGVQTVVSNTITDQLSNIAIVISTSTAMFLMDWRLTVLSIAMVPGFMFIGRYVGEYARKVRTGMQEATGSLNSMMQETLSVSGVLLTKTAGSQHVLAKQFDVENQEMAKWQVKGAVLQYLFFGMIRLITQLAPALVYWLAGWLLIARHDPSITVGKIVAFTGLQVRLFFPLTGLLSAQVEIMGSFALFERLFQYLDMPRDVQDSPDAKELPVELVQGRISFEGIRFKYEEESEHWTLDEVDFVAEPGNLVALVGPSGAGKTTMTYLLPRLYDPDEGSVKLDGIDLKDIKLESLAKLMGAVTQETYLMHTTIRENLRIAKPDATDEELIEACKQAAIHEHIATLPEGYGTVVGERGYKLSGGEKQRLAIARAILRNPKILILDEATSALDTRSERLIQASLTKLMKGRTTFAIAHRLSTILAADLILVLDHGRIVERGNHKQLLDLNGLYSRLYHEQFESHKEPSTT from the coding sequence ATGGCTGTGCGGGAAGCCAAACCGACGGCCCGGCCGATGGATCGCGAGATTCTCCGCCGGGTCGTCGCCTTGTTCAAACCCTACAGGGGCGAGGTGCTCTTAACGGGCATGGTGGTCATTGTGGCGGTGCTCTTTGGCATCGTTCCGCCCTATTTCGTCCAGATCATCATCGACCAGGGCCTTCAGCGCCAGGACCTCGGCAAGATCATCGAGTACTCGATCTTCACGGTCCTGGTGGTGCTCGTCGGCGCCTCCCTGACCCTGCTCTATGGCTATCAGAGCGTGGTCATCGGGCAGAAGATCATGTGCGATCTGCGGCGCACGCTCTACGTGCACCTTCAGAGCATGTCGCTGAGGTTCTTCACCAGCACGCGCACGGGCGAGATCCAAACAAGGCTCATCAGCGACGTGCAGGGCGTCCAGACGGTCGTCAGCAACACCATCACCGACCAACTCTCCAACATTGCGATCGTCATCTCGACCTCGACGGCGATGTTCCTCATGGATTGGCGGCTCACGGTACTCAGCATCGCGATGGTGCCGGGCTTTATGTTCATCGGGCGATACGTGGGCGAATACGCCCGCAAAGTGCGCACAGGGATGCAGGAAGCCACCGGCTCACTGAACTCCATGATGCAGGAGACGCTTTCGGTCAGCGGCGTCCTGCTCACAAAGACCGCCGGGAGCCAGCATGTGCTGGCCAAACAGTTCGACGTCGAGAACCAGGAAATGGCCAAGTGGCAGGTCAAGGGCGCCGTGCTCCAGTACCTGTTCTTCGGCATGATCCGGCTGATCACGCAGCTCGCGCCGGCATTGGTGTACTGGCTCGCGGGCTGGCTCTTGATCGCTCGGCACGATCCGAGCATCACCGTAGGCAAAATCGTTGCCTTCACGGGCCTTCAGGTGCGCCTGTTCTTCCCGCTCACCGGGCTGCTGAGCGCCCAGGTCGAGATCATGGGGAGTTTCGCGCTGTTCGAGCGCCTGTTCCAGTACCTCGATATGCCGCGCGACGTACAGGATAGCCCGGACGCCAAGGAATTGCCTGTCGAGCTGGTGCAAGGGAGGATTTCGTTTGAAGGCATCCGCTTCAAGTACGAAGAGGAATCGGAGCATTGGACGCTCGATGAGGTGGACTTCGTCGCGGAGCCGGGCAACTTGGTGGCGCTTGTGGGTCCCAGCGGAGCCGGAAAGACCACGATGACCTACCTGCTTCCGCGCCTTTACGATCCCGACGAGGGCAGCGTCAAACTGGACGGCATCGACCTGAAGGACATCAAGCTGGAGTCCCTTGCCAAGCTGATGGGCGCCGTCACACAGGAGACCTACCTGATGCACACGACCATCCGGGAGAACCTGCGCATCGCCAAGCCCGACGCAACGGATGAAGAATTGATCGAAGCCTGCAAGCAGGCCGCCATCCATGAGCATATCGCCACCCTGCCCGAGGGCTACGGCACGGTCGTAGGCGAACGCGGCTACAAGCTCTCCGGGGGCGAAAAGCAGCGCCTGGCGATCGCACGGGCCATCCTGCGCAACCCCAAAATCCTGATCCTCGATGAGGCCACCTCCGCGCTCGATACCCGCTCCGAGCGGCTGATCCAGGCCTCGCTCACCAAGCTCATGAAGGGCCGCACGACCTTCGCCATCGCGCACCGGCTCTCCACGATCCTGGCGGCCGACCTCATCCTGGTCCTGGACCACGGGCGAATTGTCGAGCGGGGCAACCACAAGCAGCTTCTCGATCTCAACGGGCTCTATTCCAGGCTCTATCACGAGCAGTTTGAGAGCCACAAGGAACCATCCACTACCTAA
- a CDS encoding S8 family serine peptidase: MTGRTSKSLLLTWGLIALSALGLAQVQSPGKYWEKEGVIEFSGEMIVRPVQPTTLKALGYTDAMVITVENRARKRMQGITREYVGATDEFIVKIPKGYNENSFSLLLMKSGDYEYAHPNFICYPLNDPNDPLFPQQWHHQTIQAPQAWDIFTGSNTVTVGICDTGVDRNHEDIGPNRVPGYNAVDNKAEVDGGDVQDIHGHGTHVTGDAAAIGSNAKGVAGVGWNFKTMMVRVSNSAGGGSAMDILTKAARYAADHGCRTVSVSYSGVDSDTVGTAGTYCKNVANANLLWAAGNDNRDLSGFSWPDVIVVGASNEADQKAGFSAYGRGVHVFAPGTNILSTTLGGGYGGSSGTSMAAPVANGACALIVSANPSLTAQQVQDILESTCDPIGPPSIFGFGRINVFKALQAAAASNPIDTAPDAISVFEGTYMGGTVNDIKLPNVGGAYYSIRSVKSGKTGQTAGAVITWHPDTTKAKVNTMEFFFQTKETPLTLVTAFVYVWNTSTGKWELINQYPVTSEFQIKSKKISVNAARFISTSKEVKALVRAVSTTTKGRQAPVPYTLGIGYANLQYTEKTN; encoded by the coding sequence ATGACGGGTCGCACTTCTAAATCGCTACTGCTCACTTGGGGCCTGATCGCCCTTTCCGCTTTGGGGCTTGCCCAGGTTCAATCACCCGGCAAGTACTGGGAAAAAGAGGGCGTGATCGAGTTCTCTGGGGAGATGATTGTTCGCCCGGTTCAGCCCACGACTCTCAAAGCGCTGGGCTACACCGACGCGATGGTCATCACGGTCGAGAACCGCGCGCGTAAGCGCATGCAGGGCATCACGCGCGAGTATGTCGGGGCCACCGACGAGTTCATCGTCAAGATTCCTAAGGGCTACAACGAGAACTCCTTCTCGCTCCTGCTCATGAAGTCGGGGGACTACGAATATGCGCATCCGAACTTCATCTGCTACCCGCTGAACGACCCGAACGACCCTCTCTTTCCGCAGCAATGGCACCATCAGACCATCCAGGCGCCTCAGGCTTGGGACATCTTCACGGGCTCAAACACCGTCACCGTGGGCATTTGCGATACTGGTGTGGATCGAAACCACGAAGACATCGGCCCGAACCGGGTCCCCGGCTATAACGCCGTGGACAACAAGGCCGAGGTGGACGGCGGCGACGTGCAGGATATCCACGGCCACGGCACGCATGTAACGGGCGACGCTGCAGCGATTGGAAGCAATGCCAAAGGCGTGGCGGGCGTCGGATGGAACTTCAAAACCATGATGGTCCGCGTCTCGAATAGTGCCGGCGGCGGATCGGCCATGGATATCCTGACCAAGGCGGCCCGCTATGCGGCGGACCACGGCTGCCGTACGGTCAGCGTCAGCTATTCCGGAGTGGACTCAGACACCGTCGGCACAGCAGGCACCTACTGCAAGAACGTGGCCAATGCTAACCTGCTTTGGGCCGCAGGTAACGACAACCGAGACCTCTCGGGCTTCTCTTGGCCGGACGTCATCGTCGTCGGCGCATCAAACGAAGCCGACCAGAAAGCCGGCTTTTCGGCCTATGGACGTGGCGTTCACGTCTTCGCTCCCGGCACCAACATCTTGAGCACAACTCTCGGTGGTGGCTACGGTGGTTCCAGCGGTACCAGCATGGCTGCACCCGTGGCCAACGGCGCCTGCGCATTGATCGTGTCGGCCAACCCTTCCTTGACCGCCCAGCAGGTTCAGGACATCTTGGAATCCACTTGCGACCCGATCGGCCCGCCCTCGATCTTCGGATTCGGGCGTATCAACGTGTTCAAAGCCCTTCAAGCAGCCGCTGCGTCGAACCCGATCGACACCGCCCCGGACGCCATTTCGGTGTTTGAGGGGACGTACATGGGCGGAACGGTCAACGACATCAAGCTGCCGAACGTCGGAGGCGCCTACTACAGCATCCGCTCGGTGAAGTCGGGCAAGACGGGTCAGACCGCCGGCGCCGTCATCACCTGGCATCCGGACACCACAAAGGCGAAAGTCAACACAATGGAGTTCTTCTTCCAGACCAAGGAAACGCCGCTCACGCTGGTCACGGCCTTTGTCTACGTCTGGAACACCTCAACGGGCAAGTGGGAGCTGATCAACCAGTACCCCGTCACGTCCGAGTTCCAAATCAAGTCGAAGAAGATCAGTGTCAACGCAGCGCGGTTCATCTCGACCTCGAAAGAGGTGAAGGCGCTCGTCCGCGCGGTGAGCACCACCACCAAGGGACGCCAGGCGCCTGTGCCCTACACCCTTGGAATCGGGTACGCGAACCTTCAGTACACCGAGAAGACCAACTAA
- a CDS encoding DUF2961 domain-containing protein: MKTAALLSALLLVGWALAQESGPLAGLAKPIQGKSKRETSTFRMGKDGKYDRTAPTTTDLLEHSNRDNFRVNPGETHVLMDAKGPGVITHIWMTFLGPERQDWAKQGSANHQEMLLRIYWDGSKKPAVEAPVGDFFASCFGRRDQVISLPVVLEDGDSYNCFWHMPFRKSARIEIINQSEKPISLLYYNIDWIKRDRIPNDTPYFHAQYRQEYPVENGKDYTILETTGKGHYVGTVLAVRTRSPSWFGEGDERIYIDGEKEPSIQGTGTEDYFLSAWGLKTTTTPYFGVPYFDQWGIVGGHTSAYRWHLNDPIVFEKGIKVTIEHWGWISPDENKENRAMSWNEREDDFSSVAFWYQTGESTFAARAPDAKARKLPSLERVTVAAKDFLDSHFHGLGAAEKQYLDIHDAEQLLYMPKSQEGAYVDIHFTVEKKEPLRLLLNCTASYDFGRYQAYLVPPGALQKVKLQGAFDLYSQDIKQVEVHLLDFWPEPGYYKLRLECVGKNPRSEGFYLGLESVRLRERRPRVAQMGWDKGKDWTKNPTLYN; encoded by the coding sequence ATGAAAACGGCTGCTCTTCTTTCGGCCTTGCTTCTGGTTGGGTGGGCGTTGGCCCAGGAATCGGGACCCCTCGCCGGACTCGCTAAGCCCATCCAGGGCAAATCCAAACGCGAAACCTCCACCTTCCGCATGGGCAAGGACGGCAAGTACGACCGTACGGCCCCCACCACCACCGATCTCCTCGAACACTCCAATCGCGACAACTTCCGCGTGAATCCCGGCGAGACGCACGTGCTTATGGATGCCAAGGGGCCGGGCGTCATCACCCATATCTGGATGACGTTTCTCGGTCCAGAGCGACAGGACTGGGCGAAGCAAGGCTCGGCGAACCACCAAGAGATGCTGCTCAGGATCTACTGGGACGGCAGCAAGAAGCCGGCGGTCGAGGCGCCTGTCGGCGACTTTTTCGCCAGCTGTTTCGGGCGGCGCGATCAGGTCATCAGCCTTCCGGTGGTCTTAGAAGACGGCGACAGCTACAACTGCTTTTGGCACATGCCGTTCCGCAAGTCGGCTCGGATCGAGATCATCAATCAAAGCGAAAAGCCAATCAGCCTGCTCTATTACAACATCGACTGGATCAAAAGGGACCGCATCCCGAACGACACCCCCTATTTCCACGCCCAATACCGACAGGAATATCCCGTCGAGAACGGCAAGGACTACACGATCCTGGAAACCACGGGCAAGGGCCACTACGTGGGCACGGTTCTCGCCGTGAGGACGCGGTCGCCTAGCTGGTTCGGCGAGGGGGATGAGCGCATCTACATCGACGGCGAGAAGGAACCTTCGATCCAGGGCACAGGCACCGAGGACTACTTCCTGTCGGCCTGGGGGCTCAAAACCACCACCACGCCTTACTTCGGTGTGCCTTACTTCGACCAGTGGGGCATCGTCGGCGGCCATACCAGCGCCTACAGATGGCATCTCAACGACCCCATCGTGTTTGAAAAGGGCATCAAGGTCACTATCGAGCATTGGGGCTGGATCTCTCCTGATGAGAATAAGGAGAACCGCGCCATGAGCTGGAACGAGCGCGAGGACGACTTTTCCAGCGTGGCTTTCTGGTACCAGACCGGCGAATCAACTTTTGCAGCACGCGCGCCCGACGCCAAGGCCCGGAAGCTCCCCAGCCTTGAGAGGGTTACCGTGGCGGCAAAGGACTTCCTCGACTCACATTTCCATGGCTTGGGCGCTGCTGAGAAGCAATACCTGGACATTCACGATGCGGAGCAATTGCTCTACATGCCAAAGTCCCAGGAGGGCGCGTATGTTGATATCCACTTTACGGTCGAAAAGAAGGAGCCGCTAAGGCTGCTCTTGAACTGCACGGCCTCCTATGATTTCGGGCGATATCAGGCTTACCTTGTCCCTCCAGGAGCGCTGCAGAAAGTCAAGCTTCAAGGCGCTTTCGACCTGTATTCGCAAGACATCAAGCAGGTCGAAGTCCACCTGCTCGACTTTTGGCCGGAGCCGGGCTACTACAAACTCCGCCTCGAATGTGTGGGCAAAAACCCGCGTTCGGAAGGGTTCTATCTCGGGCTGGAGTCGGTGCGGCTAAGGGAGCGTAGGCCACGCGTGGCGCAGATGGGATGGGACAAGGGCAAAGACTGGACGAAGAACCCTACTTTGTACAATTAG
- a CDS encoding SRPBCC domain-containing protein, with amino-acid sequence MSESGGMSRSEHRVFVHGLIRCPLERVWEAWADSSQMSAWFSEGTRQDFHVGGRYENGDHDAGTFLDIEPMESIRFTWEQKIHHPGSVVEVRFESPSADETEVQIHHTDLFDESEVENLTEGWSWALDSLKNYLEKGRPIGFDEWKAGD; translated from the coding sequence ATGAGCGAATCGGGAGGCATGAGCCGCTCGGAGCACCGCGTGTTCGTCCATGGTTTGATTCGTTGTCCGTTGGAGAGGGTTTGGGAGGCGTGGGCCGATTCGAGCCAGATGTCAGCATGGTTTTCGGAGGGGACCCGCCAGGACTTCCACGTTGGCGGCCGATACGAAAACGGCGACCACGACGCGGGCACGTTCCTCGATATCGAGCCGATGGAGTCCATCCGATTCACCTGGGAGCAGAAGATCCACCACCCCGGCAGCGTGGTCGAGGTGCGGTTTGAGTCTCCTTCTGCCGACGAGACAGAAGTCCAAATCCATCACACGGACCTCTTTGACGAGTCGGAGGTGGAGAATCTGACAGAAGGTTGGTCCTGGGCACTGGATTCCCTCAAGAACTACCTCGAAAAGGGCCGCCCGATTGGGTTCGATGAGTGGAAGGCCGGGGACTAG
- a CDS encoding SMP-30/gluconolactonase/LRE family protein, giving the protein MLIPLLFAVSSEAQESFLAPGAPIEVVAKGLQFTEGPCAMPDGSLVFSDIPANKMYRWKDSKLEVYRNPSHNANGHTLDPQGRLVSCEHGARRVERQEKDGRMTVLAESWEGKRLNSPNDVAIRKDGAIFFTDPPYGIQPSQVEHDFNGVYAIVDGKMKLLDKSFDRPNGLVFSPDEKLLYVADTSKGHIRRFEVAHDGSLSGGVDAWAKTPNPDGLRVDSEGRVWSASSDGVNVISREGKVLEVIKFPEQPANLTFSRDGKTLYVTARTGVYSVKVRVRGLAP; this is encoded by the coding sequence ATGCTCATACCCCTTCTGTTCGCCGTTTCTTCTGAGGCTCAGGAGAGTTTCCTTGCCCCGGGCGCGCCGATCGAGGTAGTGGCCAAGGGTCTTCAGTTCACAGAAGGCCCCTGCGCCATGCCGGACGGGAGCCTGGTCTTCAGCGACATCCCCGCCAACAAGATGTACCGCTGGAAAGATAGCAAGCTCGAGGTATATCGAAACCCGAGCCACAACGCCAATGGGCACACCCTGGACCCGCAGGGTCGTCTGGTGAGCTGCGAGCACGGCGCGAGGCGCGTCGAGAGGCAAGAAAAGGACGGCAGGATGACCGTGCTCGCCGAGAGCTGGGAAGGAAAGAGGCTGAACAGCCCGAACGACGTGGCGATCCGAAAAGACGGTGCGATCTTCTTCACCGATCCCCCCTACGGCATTCAGCCCAGCCAGGTCGAGCACGACTTTAACGGCGTGTATGCGATTGTGGACGGCAAGATGAAGCTGCTCGACAAGAGCTTTGATCGGCCGAACGGGCTGGTCTTCAGCCCCGACGAGAAGCTCCTTTATGTGGCGGACACGAGCAAGGGGCATATTCGGCGGTTTGAGGTGGCCCATGACGGATCGCTCTCGGGTGGCGTGGATGCTTGGGCAAAGACGCCCAATCCGGACGGTCTGCGCGTAGACTCCGAAGGCCGCGTGTGGAGCGCGAGCAGCGATGGGGTGAACGTCATTTCGCGCGAAGGGAAGGTGCTCGAAGTCATCAAGTTCCCGGAGCAGCCGGCGAACCTGACGTTCAGCAGAGATGGGAAGACCCTCTACGTCACGGCTCGGACGGGCGTGTATTCGGTGAAGGTGCGCGTGAGGGGCCTGGCGCCCTAA
- a CDS encoding MFS transporter has protein sequence MEGRDREARRLALDWQKLALLTFLFTFGFNIYMGVFQNFFREVLHGDEVGLGGLESMREVPGLIAALMAGILVALAESRIAALGLAITGIGIALTGQATTFWGLTAITVFWSVGFHLYSTVQPAITLNLAKGVEGGMHLGRIRGIGSMATVAAYAIAYLVATPLLPRENYSVFFWGAGAAIFAAAIVSGTLSHHSSGGKRQRLIIRREYGLYYLLVFLDGCRRQIFMIFALFTLIKVYHTPLDAVLKLSLINALVSVFVSKSMGRLIDRVGERLPLTIYAIGLIVVFTGYATIPNATWLMALYVADNFLFGFSIGFTTYLHRIVRPGELTPCLAMGTTMNHVAAVTLPIIGALVWKATGNYQMPFFIGVGLAIVALTATLKLPKGHAGGTEVSVPDLEPSA, from the coding sequence ATGGAAGGCCGAGATCGAGAGGCCCGGCGGCTTGCGCTGGACTGGCAGAAGCTCGCCCTCCTGACCTTCCTTTTCACCTTCGGCTTCAACATCTATATGGGCGTCTTCCAGAACTTCTTTCGCGAGGTTCTGCATGGGGACGAGGTCGGGCTCGGCGGGCTGGAGTCCATGCGCGAAGTCCCCGGCCTCATCGCCGCCCTGATGGCCGGCATCTTGGTGGCACTCGCGGAAAGCCGCATCGCTGCGCTCGGGCTCGCCATCACCGGGATCGGCATCGCCCTCACAGGCCAGGCAACCACGTTCTGGGGTCTCACCGCCATCACCGTTTTTTGGTCCGTGGGTTTTCACCTCTATTCGACCGTGCAGCCGGCAATCACGCTCAATCTTGCGAAGGGAGTCGAGGGTGGGATGCACCTCGGCCGAATCCGGGGGATCGGGTCGATGGCGACTGTGGCGGCCTACGCCATAGCCTATCTGGTGGCCACGCCCTTACTCCCGAGGGAGAACTACAGCGTCTTCTTCTGGGGCGCGGGGGCCGCCATCTTTGCAGCGGCTATCGTCAGCGGAACGCTGAGCCATCACTCCTCGGGCGGAAAGCGCCAGCGGCTGATCATTCGCCGTGAGTACGGTCTCTATTACCTGCTGGTCTTTCTGGATGGTTGCCGCCGCCAGATTTTCATGATCTTCGCGCTGTTCACGCTGATCAAGGTCTATCACACGCCGCTCGACGCCGTGCTCAAGCTCTCGCTGATCAACGCCCTCGTTTCGGTGTTCGTTTCGAAGTCCATGGGCAGGCTGATCGACCGGGTGGGCGAGCGCCTGCCGCTTACGATCTATGCCATCGGCCTGATCGTGGTGTTCACCGGCTACGCGACCATCCCGAATGCCACCTGGCTGATGGCGCTCTACGTCGCCGACAACTTCCTCTTCGGGTTCTCGATTGGGTTCACAACTTACCTGCATCGCATCGTGCGGCCCGGCGAGCTCACGCCGTGCCTGGCGATGGGGACGACCATGAACCACGTCGCGGCGGTCACGCTGCCGATCATTGGCGCCCTGGTGTGGAAAGCCACTGGCAACTACCAGATGCCGTTCTTCATCGGAGTGGGATTGGCGATCGTCGCCCTGACAGCCACCCTGAAGCTGCCCAAAGGCCACGCGGGGGGCACTGAAGTGTCAGTCCCTGATTTGGAGCCAAGCGCTTAG